From one Pseudomonas sp. B21-048 genomic stretch:
- a CDS encoding glutaredoxin family protein: MLPECQLFGTLGCHLCEVAEAMLMEFVERGLLVELVDIAEDETWFEAYSLRIPVLRRVDTGAELGWPFGADEVVAFLR; encoded by the coding sequence ATGCTTCCTGAATGTCAGCTGTTCGGCACCCTTGGTTGCCATCTCTGTGAAGTCGCCGAAGCCATGCTGATGGAATTTGTCGAGCGTGGTTTGTTGGTGGAGCTGGTGGATATCGCTGAGGACGAAACGTGGTTCGAAGCTTACAGTCTGCGTATTCCGGTGTTGCGTCGGGTCGATACCGGCGCTGAGCTGGGCTGGCCGTTCGGTGCCGATGAAGTGGTGGCGTTCCTGCGGTAG
- a CDS encoding transcriptional regulator codes for MVNVEQLKNSVNRMSADVVREAVLELRLDGLVTEGKTPFNKLHFNTCFAEIEALFQRAGYHRELDVVGYQGLLYALYDPGRWEAVDVLRWLKEYTEAAARTQSIPA; via the coding sequence TTGGTCAATGTCGAGCAATTGAAGAACAGCGTGAACCGGATGTCGGCGGACGTGGTGCGTGAGGCCGTCCTCGAATTGCGTTTGGATGGCCTGGTCACGGAGGGAAAAACGCCCTTCAACAAATTGCATTTCAATACCTGTTTCGCCGAAATCGAAGCCTTGTTCCAGCGTGCGGGCTATCACCGGGAGCTAGATGTCGTGGGCTATCAGGGTTTGTTGTATGCGCTTTATGATCCGGGGCGCTGGGAAGCGGTCGATGTGCTGCGCTGGCTCAAGGAGTACACCGAAGCGGCCGCACGCACGCAGTCGATACCGGCCTGA
- a CDS encoding pseudouridine synthase: MSTSSFSAAHNQASTLYLPPGPWQTVLDCLCEHFSAISREQWLDRIARGRVLDGQGLPIALDLRYKEGLRIHYFREVPDEKPIPVVESILYADEHLVVADKPHFLPVTPAGEYVEQTLLRRLIRRLDNPHLVPLHRIDRHTAGLVLFSANPQSRSAYQSLFPTRQIEKRYEAIARALPEHSFPLVHKSRLIDGEPFFRMQEGPGVSNTETAVEVREKNGELWRYALYPVTGKKHQLRVHMTALGASICNDPFYPQVLKDVEDDYANPLKLLAQGLRFVDPVTGNEREFESAITLQW, encoded by the coding sequence ATGTCCACTTCATCTTTTTCTGCTGCACATAACCAGGCCAGCACGCTCTATCTGCCGCCGGGGCCGTGGCAGACCGTACTCGATTGCCTGTGCGAACACTTCAGCGCCATCAGTCGTGAACAATGGCTGGACAGAATTGCTCGCGGTCGTGTCCTCGATGGGCAAGGCCTGCCGATTGCTCTGGATCTGCGTTACAAGGAAGGTCTGCGGATTCATTATTTTCGTGAGGTGCCGGACGAAAAGCCGATCCCGGTGGTGGAGTCGATCCTCTATGCCGACGAGCATTTGGTAGTGGCGGACAAGCCGCACTTTCTGCCTGTGACTCCGGCGGGGGAATACGTGGAGCAGACATTGCTGCGACGGCTGATCCGTCGACTGGATAACCCGCATCTGGTGCCTTTACATCGCATTGACCGGCATACGGCGGGGCTGGTGTTGTTTTCAGCCAACCCTCAGAGTCGGTCGGCGTATCAATCCTTGTTTCCTACACGCCAGATCGAAAAGCGCTATGAAGCAATCGCCCGGGCATTGCCTGAGCACTCCTTCCCGCTGGTCCATAAAAGTCGACTTATCGACGGCGAGCCGTTTTTTCGCATGCAGGAAGGTCCGGGCGTCAGCAATACCGAGACGGCTGTCGAGGTCAGGGAAAAAAACGGTGAACTCTGGCGTTATGCGCTGTATCCGGTGACGGGCAAGAAACACCAGCTGCGAGTTCACATGACAGCCCTGGGAGCCAGCATATGCAATGATCCGTTCTATCCGCAGGTGCTCAAGGACGTTGAAGATGACTATGCTAATCCCTTGAAGCTGTTGGCCCAAGGGTTGCGATTTGTCGATCCGGTGACGGGTAATGAAAGAGAATTTGAAAGTGCTATCACCTTGCAATGGTGA
- a CDS encoding YgdI/YgdR family lipoprotein, with protein MTQRTLATFMLALGLATLAGCASPTVITLNDGREIQAVDAPKYDEDSGFYEFEQLDGKHTRINKDQVRTVKEL; from the coding sequence ATGACTCAACGGACCCTCGCCACTTTCATGCTCGCACTAGGCCTTGCCACCCTTGCCGGTTGTGCATCGCCTACAGTGATTACCTTGAATGACGGTCGAGAAATCCAGGCCGTCGACGCGCCTAAGTACGATGAAGATTCAGGCTTTTACGAATTCGAACAACTGGATGGCAAGCACACCCGCATCAACAAGGATCAGGTTCGTACCGTTAAAGAGCTGTAA
- the mobA gene encoding molybdenum cofactor guanylyltransferase MobA, with product MTSNTPLAPCSILLLAGGRGQRMGGQDKGLLDWHGEPLIAHLHRKTRPLSDDLIISCNRNLEKYAPYADQLVHDDEGDFPGPLAGIRAGLKAARHAYLLVLPCDVPRIDAALLQSMRETAGQHPDKPLMLRHGEHWEPLLCMIPVALSAAFETAWNEGERSPGRLMRKLGATALQCPDNDARLANLNTPELLSTHHTVAD from the coding sequence ATGACCTCGAATACACCTCTGGCGCCTTGCTCCATTCTGCTCCTGGCGGGCGGGCGCGGCCAACGCATGGGCGGTCAGGACAAGGGTTTGCTGGATTGGCACGGCGAGCCACTGATCGCGCATCTGCACCGTAAGACGCGCCCGCTGAGTGATGACCTGATCATCTCCTGCAACAGAAACCTGGAAAAATATGCGCCTTATGCGGATCAGTTGGTGCATGACGATGAAGGCGACTTTCCGGGGCCATTGGCGGGTATTCGCGCAGGCCTGAAGGCGGCCCGTCATGCCTACTTACTCGTGCTGCCGTGCGATGTGCCACGCATCGATGCCGCGCTGCTCCAGAGTATGCGTGAAACCGCCGGACAGCATCCGGACAAACCGTTGATGCTGCGCCATGGCGAACACTGGGAACCTTTGCTGTGCATGATCCCCGTCGCTCTTTCAGCGGCTTTCGAGACCGCCTGGAACGAAGGCGAGCGCAGCCCGGGTCGCCTTATGCGCAAACTGGGCGCCACAGCCCTGCAATGCCCGGATAACGACGCTCGCCTGGCCAATCTCAATACGCCAGAACTGTTAAGCACGCACCACACTGTGGCAGACTGA
- the moaB gene encoding molybdenum cofactor biosynthesis protein B, whose product MKAKADVPFAPLNIAVLTVSDTRTLETDTSGQVFVDRLSAAGHNLAARVLLKDDLYKIRAQVANWIADEVVQVVLITGGTGFTGRDSTPEAVNCLLDKQVDGFGELFRQISVADIGTSTVQSRALAGLANGTLVCCLPGSTNAVRTGWDGILAEQLDSRHRPCNFVAHLKQAAPCESRG is encoded by the coding sequence ATGAAAGCCAAGGCTGATGTACCTTTCGCACCGCTCAATATCGCGGTGCTGACTGTCAGCGATACCCGTACCCTGGAAACCGATACCTCAGGCCAGGTCTTCGTCGACCGTTTGAGTGCTGCCGGTCATAACCTGGCGGCCCGTGTACTGCTTAAAGATGACCTCTACAAAATTCGCGCGCAAGTCGCCAACTGGATTGCTGATGAGGTCGTGCAGGTGGTGCTGATCACCGGTGGTACCGGGTTCACTGGTCGCGACAGTACACCTGAAGCCGTGAATTGCCTGCTGGATAAGCAGGTCGATGGTTTTGGTGAATTGTTCCGGCAGATATCGGTGGCGGATATCGGTACCTCGACGGTTCAGTCCCGGGCCTTGGCCGGTCTGGCCAATGGCACGTTGGTATGCTGTTTGCCGGGCTCGACCAATGCCGTTCGCACCGGTTGGGACGGCATTCTCGCCGAGCAACTGGATTCTCGTCATCGTCCGTGCAATTTCGTGGCCCATCTGAAACAGGCGGCACCCTGTGAATCCCGCGGGTAA
- the glp gene encoding gephyrin-like molybdotransferase Glp — protein sequence MNPAGKPGKTGSLMAVEVALARLLEMADASRIHEHERLPLAQVQGRVLAADLISTLDLPPWPNSAMDGYALHLADWTGEPLVVSQKVFAGQAPEPLKPGTCVRIFTGAPVPAGADCVQMQENAEVQADKRVSFTETMTPGQNIRPQGQEATVGELILPAGTRLGPIEQGLAASLGCAELAVIRKVRVAVLSTGDELIEPGQALGPGQIYNSNRVLLCSWLQRLGCVVIDAGILPDDLAATRARLGELKDVDLILSTGGVSVGEADFLGIALREAGELTLWKLAIKPGKPLTFGHFRGVPVIGLPGNPASTLVTFALLARPYLLRRQGAKEVEPLKFQVPAGFVWPKAGHRREYLRGRLENGRAIVYRNQSSGVLRSAAWADGLVEVLEDRTLIEGDWVSFIPLNEVLS from the coding sequence GTGAATCCCGCGGGTAAGCCAGGCAAGACTGGCAGTCTGATGGCTGTCGAGGTGGCACTGGCGCGTTTACTGGAAATGGCCGACGCCTCGAGGATTCATGAGCATGAACGCTTGCCGTTGGCACAGGTTCAGGGGCGTGTACTGGCCGCTGACCTGATTTCGACACTTGATTTGCCACCTTGGCCCAACAGTGCCATGGACGGTTATGCCTTGCACTTGGCCGACTGGACGGGAGAGCCGTTGGTGGTCAGCCAGAAGGTTTTTGCAGGTCAGGCACCGGAGCCCTTGAAACCGGGTACCTGCGTGCGGATTTTCACTGGCGCGCCAGTGCCCGCGGGTGCGGACTGTGTCCAGATGCAGGAGAACGCCGAGGTTCAGGCGGATAAGCGGGTGAGTTTCACCGAGACCATGACTCCAGGACAGAACATCCGTCCACAAGGTCAGGAAGCCACCGTCGGTGAGTTGATTTTGCCCGCTGGAACGCGTCTGGGGCCTATCGAGCAGGGGTTGGCGGCATCGCTGGGCTGCGCAGAGCTTGCCGTGATTCGCAAGGTTCGTGTTGCGGTCTTGTCTACCGGTGATGAGTTGATTGAGCCAGGTCAGGCCCTTGGGCCAGGACAGATCTACAACAGTAATCGAGTATTGCTGTGCAGTTGGTTGCAGCGTTTGGGTTGTGTGGTGATTGATGCCGGTATTCTTCCCGATGATTTAGCGGCCACTCGTGCCCGCCTGGGTGAGCTGAAGGATGTCGACCTGATTCTCTCGACCGGTGGCGTATCGGTGGGGGAGGCCGACTTTCTGGGTATTGCCTTGCGGGAAGCGGGCGAATTGACTCTGTGGAAGCTTGCCATCAAGCCAGGCAAACCGCTGACCTTCGGGCATTTTCGCGGCGTGCCTGTGATTGGTTTGCCCGGCAATCCGGCGTCGACCCTGGTGACTTTTGCTCTGTTGGCAAGGCCCTACCTGTTGCGCCGCCAAGGCGCAAAAGAGGTTGAACCCCTGAAATTTCAGGTGCCGGCAGGGTTTGTCTGGCCAAAGGCCGGTCACCGACGTGAGTACTTGCGCGGACGTCTGGAGAATGGCCGGGCAATTGTCTACAGAAATCAGAGCTCTGGCGTATTGCGCAGTGCTGCCTGGGCTGACGGTCTGGTAGAAGTGCTGGAGGACCGTACGCTGATCGAAGGCGATTGGGTGAGCTTCATCCCGCTGAATGAAGTCTTGAGCTGA
- a CDS encoding response regulator transcription factor, whose product MTCNLLLVDDHSLIRAGVRALVLDIPGYAVIGEANDGSQLVELVEQLSPDIILLDISMKETGGLEALQRLKRARPQSKVLILSMHTDAALIMQALESGAHGYLLKDTTAIELEHALDALRNNERYLSPAIAHTVINQALIRTQKTQAKTQGSHNLTARQLEILRLIVRGKSTREIANGLGLSIKTVETHRSQIMKRLQIYDVAGLVLFAVREQIISLDD is encoded by the coding sequence TTGACTTGTAACTTACTTCTGGTGGACGACCACTCGCTGATCAGGGCTGGCGTGCGCGCTCTGGTATTGGATATTCCCGGCTACGCGGTAATCGGAGAGGCCAATGATGGCTCGCAACTGGTCGAGTTGGTCGAGCAGCTATCCCCGGACATCATTCTGCTGGATATTTCCATGAAGGAAACCGGTGGCCTTGAAGCCTTGCAACGACTTAAACGAGCACGCCCGCAGAGCAAAGTGCTCATATTGTCGATGCACACCGACGCGGCGCTCATCATGCAGGCCCTGGAATCAGGGGCTCATGGCTATTTGCTCAAAGACACCACGGCCATCGAGCTCGAACATGCTCTGGATGCCCTGCGCAATAACGAACGCTACCTGAGCCCGGCCATTGCCCACACCGTCATCAATCAGGCGCTGATCCGAACCCAGAAAACTCAAGCGAAAACCCAGGGCTCTCACAACCTGACGGCACGTCAGCTGGAAATCCTGCGACTGATCGTTCGCGGAAAATCTACCCGGGAAATCGCCAATGGCTTGGGGCTGAGCATAAAAACGGTCGAAACCCATCGCTCGCAGATCATGAAACGCCTGCAGATCTACGATGTGGCCGGCCTGGTGCTGTTCGCCGTGCGCGAGCAAATCATCAGTCTGGACGATTAG
- a CDS encoding sensor histidine kinase produces the protein MYASLKSITRWPSSRKNARLFTLSMCICSALGSLLVYSLSLPIPMSLLVLNSVALACVWAGYRLSRKSIKFQPQELADRLLEVQENERHRLSRELHDDIGQLLTAAKLQSEWLKRRLPQALQDQCSVLCDTLDETLARVRDVSAILNPRQLASLGLEASLRAHLLKTLANTSVHWSLECHQRLTGIPEEMAVAAFRITQESITNVLRHAEARNLLVRLQRLPQGLTLLISDDGLGFAPAAHPAREGQCGMAGMSERIDQLGGTLTVISEPGKGTQIEALFPWAPRALERASTNKVMR, from the coding sequence ATGTACGCCAGCCTCAAGTCAATTACCCGATGGCCATCCTCTCGAAAAAACGCGCGCCTGTTCACACTTTCAATGTGCATTTGCTCGGCGCTTGGCAGCCTGCTGGTCTATAGCTTGTCCCTGCCTATACCGATGAGTTTGCTGGTGCTCAATAGTGTGGCGCTGGCGTGCGTCTGGGCGGGATATCGCCTTTCGCGCAAATCGATAAAGTTTCAACCTCAAGAACTCGCTGACCGTCTACTGGAAGTGCAGGAAAACGAACGACACCGACTCAGTCGAGAATTGCACGATGACATCGGTCAATTGCTGACCGCCGCAAAACTCCAAAGTGAATGGCTCAAACGCCGATTACCTCAAGCACTGCAAGATCAGTGTTCGGTACTGTGCGATACGCTGGACGAAACTTTGGCCAGGGTCCGTGACGTCTCGGCCATCCTGAATCCACGGCAACTCGCCAGCCTCGGGCTGGAAGCCAGTTTGCGTGCGCATTTACTCAAGACTTTGGCCAATACCTCCGTGCACTGGAGCCTGGAATGCCATCAACGCTTGACGGGCATACCGGAAGAAATGGCGGTGGCGGCGTTCCGAATCACTCAAGAGTCGATTACCAATGTACTGCGCCACGCCGAGGCCAGAAATTTGTTGGTTCGCCTGCAACGCCTGCCTCAAGGCCTGACGCTATTGATCAGCGACGATGGCCTGGGTTTCGCGCCAGCGGCACATCCCGCTCGCGAAGGGCAATGCGGAATGGCCGGAATGTCGGAACGAATCGATCAGTTAGGTGGCACACTGACCGTAATCAGCGAACCGGGCAAAGGCACTCAAATCGAAGCGCTCTTCCCCTGGGCGCCCCGTGCGCTGGAACGCGCCAGCACGAATAAGGTTATGCGTTGA
- a CDS encoding chemotaxis protein CheV, which translates to MAGILDTVDQRTQLVGENRLEILMFRLAGRQLFAINVFKVQEVLQLPKLTLMPQRHPFVCGVVNLRGQTLPVIDLSQAIGMRPLVPSPTSTIIVTEYNRSVQAFLVGGVDRIVNMNWEAILPPPTSAGRQHYLTAISKVDDQLVEIIDVEKVLAEIVPYNAKVSRDKLDDPVLERARGREVLLVDDSNVALSQLRDTLGQLGVKMHIASDGLKALNMLKAWADTGEVMTDKLLMIFTDAEMPEMDGYRLTTEIRNDPRLRGLYVVLHTSLSGSFNDSMVKKVGCDNFLSKFQPDKLVDVVRQRLMLDAVPA; encoded by the coding sequence ATGGCCGGCATTCTCGACACGGTAGACCAACGCACGCAACTGGTGGGTGAGAATCGCCTGGAAATTCTCATGTTCCGACTGGCCGGGCGCCAATTGTTCGCGATCAATGTCTTCAAGGTCCAGGAAGTGCTGCAGCTGCCGAAGCTGACCCTGATGCCGCAGCGTCATCCCTTTGTCTGCGGGGTGGTCAACCTGCGTGGCCAGACGCTGCCGGTGATCGACCTGTCCCAGGCGATCGGCATGCGTCCGCTGGTGCCAAGCCCCACCAGTACCATCATCGTCACCGAGTACAACCGTTCGGTGCAGGCGTTTTTGGTCGGTGGCGTGGACCGCATCGTCAACATGAACTGGGAAGCCATTCTGCCGCCGCCGACCAGTGCCGGTCGCCAGCATTACCTGACCGCCATCAGCAAGGTCGATGACCAGTTGGTGGAAATCATCGACGTTGAAAAAGTCCTGGCCGAAATCGTTCCGTACAACGCCAAGGTATCGCGCGACAAACTCGATGATCCGGTGCTGGAACGCGCCCGCGGCCGTGAAGTGCTGCTGGTGGATGACTCGAACGTGGCACTGTCGCAATTGCGCGATACCTTGGGTCAGTTGGGTGTGAAGATGCACATCGCCAGCGATGGTTTGAAGGCGCTGAACATGCTCAAGGCCTGGGCCGATACGGGTGAAGTCATGACGGACAAGCTGCTGATGATTTTCACCGATGCGGAAATGCCGGAAATGGACGGCTATCGCCTGACCACCGAAATCCGTAACGACCCCCGTTTGCGCGGCCTTTATGTGGTCCTGCATACCTCGTTGTCGGGTAGCTTCAATGACTCGATGGTCAAGAAGGTCGGCTGCGACAACTTCCTCTCCAAGTTCCAGCCCGACAAACTCGTCGACGTGGTGCGCCAGCGCCTGATGCTCGATGCAGTGCCTGCCTGA
- a CDS encoding MOSC domain-containing protein: protein MLRLSALYRFPLKSGKGEPLNQVSLDKLGLDGDRRWMLVDEASGRFLTQRAVAKMSQLSALWNVDGGLTLSAPGHSPIDIALPANDAELRGVTIWRDTLRVPDAGDAAGAWVSEFIGKPTRLVQVPLDRARTTQTGYGKEDDQVAFADGFPLLLIGQASLEDLSSKVGRPLEMLRFRPNLVIEGSEAYAEDSWKRIRIGDVEFRVVKSCSRCILTTIDPQTGERSEDREPLATLQKYRTEADGAMFGQNLVNDGNGRLEVGMPVTILE, encoded by the coding sequence ATGCTGCGTCTGAGCGCGCTTTATCGTTTTCCGTTGAAATCCGGCAAGGGCGAGCCCCTGAATCAAGTCAGCCTGGACAAGCTGGGGCTGGACGGCGATCGACGCTGGATGCTAGTGGACGAGGCCAGCGGGCGCTTTCTGACCCAGCGCGCGGTCGCGAAAATGAGTCAGCTGTCAGCGTTATGGAATGTCGACGGTGGTTTGACCCTCAGTGCTCCGGGCCATTCACCGATCGATATCGCCTTGCCCGCCAACGACGCAGAGCTGCGTGGTGTGACCATCTGGCGCGATACCTTGCGCGTCCCCGATGCCGGCGATGCGGCGGGTGCCTGGGTCAGTGAGTTCATCGGCAAGCCGACGCGCCTGGTGCAAGTGCCGCTTGATCGCGCACGGACCACCCAGACTGGCTACGGCAAGGAAGACGATCAAGTGGCTTTTGCCGACGGCTTTCCGTTGTTGCTGATTGGTCAGGCGTCGCTGGAAGACTTGTCGAGCAAGGTCGGGCGGCCGCTGGAGATGTTGCGTTTTCGGCCCAATCTGGTGATTGAGGGCAGTGAAGCGTATGCCGAAGATAGCTGGAAGCGCATCCGCATTGGCGATGTCGAGTTTCGCGTGGTCAAGTCCTGCTCACGCTGCATTCTAACCACCATCGACCCGCAAACCGGTGAACGCAGCGAAGATCGTGAACCACTGGCCACCTTGCAGAAATACCGCACCGAGGCCGACGGCGCGATGTTCGGTCAGAATCTGGTCAACGACGGTAACGGCCGCCTGGAAGTCGGCATGCCGGTGACGATCCTCGAATAA
- a CDS encoding pyrimidine/purine nucleoside phosphorylase, with protein sequence MFKVNEYFDGTVKSIAFGTAEGPATIGVMAPGEYEFGTSQREIMHVVSGALTVKLPDSDTWETFAAGSQFNVPANSKFQLKVAVDTAYLCEYRG encoded by the coding sequence ATGTTTAAAGTCAACGAGTACTTCGACGGCACCGTCAAGTCGATCGCCTTTGGCACCGCTGAAGGTCCAGCGACCATCGGCGTCATGGCACCGGGCGAATACGAATTCGGCACCAGCCAGCGTGAAATCATGCACGTGGTGTCCGGCGCCCTGACCGTCAAACTGCCTGACAGCGATACTTGGGAAACCTTCGCCGCCGGCAGCCAGTTCAACGTGCCCGCCAACAGCAAGTTCCAGCTGAAAGTGGCCGTCGACACCGCTTACCTGTGCGAATACCGCGGCTAA
- a CDS encoding exonuclease domain-containing protein: MPHWLVIDLEATTDEGGWPVTEMEIIEIGATLVDRKGQELDHFQRFVRPLRRPLLTPFCQELTHITQANIDAAQPLTDIWPLFERWLGQHHARLEGWASWGDYDRKQLLQDWQRLQLDSALSRVPHMNLKQRFAKARRLERPLGLNGALQLAGLQFNGQQHRALEDARNTARLLPLVFPANP, translated from the coding sequence ATGCCTCACTGGTTGGTCATTGATCTGGAAGCCACCACCGATGAGGGTGGCTGGCCAGTAACAGAAATGGAAATCATCGAAATCGGTGCCACTCTCGTGGACCGCAAAGGCCAGGAACTGGATCACTTCCAGCGCTTCGTGCGCCCGTTGCGCCGGCCCTTATTAACGCCGTTTTGCCAGGAACTGACCCACATCACCCAGGCCAATATCGATGCCGCACAGCCGCTCACCGACATCTGGCCGTTGTTCGAACGCTGGCTCGGCCAACATCACGCGCGCCTGGAAGGCTGGGCCAGTTGGGGCGATTACGACCGCAAACAACTGCTTCAAGACTGGCAGCGCCTGCAACTCGACAGCGCCTTGAGCCGGGTGCCGCACATGAACCTCAAGCAACGCTTCGCCAAGGCTCGTCGGCTCGAGCGCCCGCTGGGGCTTAATGGAGCCTTGCAACTGGCGGGCCTGCAGTTCAACGGTCAGCAGCATCGGGCGCTGGAAGACGCGCGCAATACGGCGCGTTTGTTACCGCTGGTTTTCCCTGCTAATCCTTGA
- a CDS encoding SDR family oxidoreductase, whose translation MAYDSIYKPDLFAGQNIIITGGGSGIGRCTAHELAALGAHVLLVGRNAEKLKKVAAEITEDGGKASWQVCDIRDEDAVIQLVSELIRKHGPIHGLVNNAGGQYPSPLASINQKGFETILRTNLVGGFLMAREVFNQSMSKHGGAIVNMLADMWGGMPGMGHSGAARSGMDNFTKTAAFEWGYAGVRVNAVAPGWVASSGMDTYEGAFRAVIPTLCEHVPLKRIGTESEISAAIVFLLSPAAAFVSGSTLRIDGAASLGGRAWPMHKAQNSHSYNGFHRAYLPEVLRPDALKPDESKPDEPSDKE comes from the coding sequence ATGGCTTATGACTCGATTTACAAACCCGACCTGTTCGCGGGCCAAAACATCATTATCACCGGCGGCGGCAGCGGCATCGGTCGTTGCACCGCCCACGAGCTCGCAGCCCTCGGCGCGCACGTACTGCTGGTGGGGCGCAATGCCGAGAAACTGAAAAAGGTCGCCGCTGAAATCACCGAAGACGGCGGTAAAGCCAGTTGGCAGGTCTGCGATATCCGCGATGAAGACGCGGTCATCCAACTGGTCAGCGAATTGATCCGCAAACACGGGCCGATTCATGGGCTGGTCAACAATGCCGGCGGGCAGTACCCCTCTCCGCTGGCGTCGATCAATCAAAAAGGTTTCGAAACTATATTGCGCACTAACCTGGTAGGCGGTTTTCTGATGGCCCGAGAGGTGTTCAATCAATCCATGAGCAAGCACGGCGGCGCCATCGTCAACATGCTCGCCGATATGTGGGGCGGCATGCCCGGCATGGGCCACTCAGGCGCCGCGCGCTCGGGCATGGACAACTTTACCAAGACCGCCGCGTTTGAATGGGGCTATGCCGGCGTGCGGGTCAACGCCGTCGCGCCAGGCTGGGTCGCCTCCAGCGGCATGGACACCTACGAGGGCGCGTTCCGGGCCGTGATCCCGACCCTGTGCGAACACGTGCCGCTCAAGCGCATCGGTACCGAGTCGGAAATCAGCGCGGCGATTGTTTTCCTGCTCAGCCCGGCAGCCGCGTTTGTCAGCGGCAGCACGTTACGCATCGACGGTGCCGCCAGCCTCGGCGGGCGGGCCTGGCCGATGCACAAGGCGCAGAACAGTCACTCGTACAACGGTTTTCACCGCGCCTATCTACCCGAGGTACTGCGACCCGACGCACTCAAACCGGACGAATCCAAACCAGACGAGCCAAGCGACAAGGAGTAA
- a CDS encoding TetR/AcrR family transcriptional regulator yields the protein MDEQKALRVMRELVDNGQLTDPDSARGKLLQVAAHLFRNKGYERTTVRDLAGAVGIQSGSIFHHFKSKNEILQAVMEETIRYNTALMRAALAEAGSVRERVLALIRCELQSIMGGSGEAMAVLVYEWRSLSEEGQAQVLALRDIYEDIWLQVLGEAKDAGFIRGDVFTTRRFLMGALSWTTTWFRADGSMSLDQLADEALILVLEERQ from the coding sequence GTGGACGAGCAAAAAGCCCTGAGGGTGATGCGCGAATTGGTCGACAACGGCCAATTGACCGACCCGGACAGCGCCCGCGGCAAACTGCTGCAAGTGGCCGCTCACCTGTTTCGCAATAAAGGTTATGAACGTACCACCGTGCGCGATCTGGCTGGTGCGGTGGGCATTCAATCAGGCAGCATTTTTCATCACTTCAAAAGCAAGAACGAGATCCTGCAGGCAGTGATGGAAGAAACCATTCGCTACAACACTGCATTAATGCGCGCAGCCCTGGCCGAGGCTGGCAGCGTACGGGAGCGGGTGCTGGCGCTGATTCGCTGCGAATTGCAATCGATCATGGGTGGCAGCGGCGAGGCCATGGCGGTATTGGTGTATGAGTGGCGTTCGCTGTCTGAGGAAGGTCAGGCGCAGGTTCTGGCGCTGCGTGATATTTATGAAGACATCTGGCTGCAGGTGCTGGGCGAAGCCAAGGATGCCGGTTTTATCCGTGGCGACGTGTTTACCACCCGTCGTTTCCTGATGGGCGCATTGTCCTGGACCACCACCTGGTTTCGTGCCGACGGCAGCATGAGCCTCGATCAATTGGCCGATGAGGCCTTGATTCTTGTGCTTGAAGAGCGGCAGTAA